The following proteins are encoded in a genomic region of Bacteroidota bacterium:
- a CDS encoding thioredoxin family protein, producing MDQSLLENSKTAGISYVDYKEKILQWAAEGKTSGELTEAHIVATKLNAQRMKRIDKQCKLTTALLDNLQQLKGKFTWLILTEAWCGDGAQIIPVVAKIAEAHPSIEVKLIFRDEHLDLMSHFLTNGTMGIPKLICINELTKQVIGTWGPRPKAIVAKIIEYKKQNPAVDKDTFNANLHLWYAHDNTMAVQEDFTDLLLEWKNKIEQKEGAVIS from the coding sequence ATGGATCAATCATTACTAGAGAACAGCAAAACTGCAGGCATAAGCTATGTGGATTATAAAGAAAAAATACTTCAATGGGCAGCCGAAGGAAAAACGTCGGGCGAATTAACCGAAGCGCACATTGTGGCAACTAAGCTTAATGCTCAACGTATGAAGCGTATCGACAAACAGTGTAAACTAACTACAGCATTACTGGATAATCTGCAGCAATTAAAAGGGAAGTTTACTTGGCTAATCCTCACCGAAGCTTGGTGTGGCGATGGCGCTCAAATTATTCCGGTTGTCGCTAAAATTGCTGAAGCACATCCCTCCATCGAAGTGAAATTGATTTTTCGAGATGAACATCTTGACTTGATGTCGCACTTTCTTACCAATGGAACTATGGGAATTCCTAAATTAATTTGCATTAATGAATTAACAAAACAAGTTATAGGTACCTGGGGACCACGTCCTAAAGCTATTGTTGCAAAAATTATCGAATATAAAAAGCAAAACCCAGCAGTTGACAAGGATACCTTTAATGCTAATTTACATTTATGGTATGCGCATGATAATACTATGGCTGTACAAGAAGATTTTACAGACTTGTTGCTTGAATGGAAAAATAAAATTGAGCAAAAGGAGGGAGCTGTTATTAGTTAA
- a CDS encoding tryptophanase, whose product MAQKLRTLTEPFKIKMVEPLKITTEAYRTKALEEAHYNTFLLHSSDVFIDLLTDSGTGAMSDRQWAGIMMGDESYAGARSWEHLEKVVKALTGMPHVLPTHQGRAGERILYSILGGKGKVFISNTHFDTTRANIEYSGAQAIDIVYEAAKDPEIDLPFKGNMDVEQLVKIIEKEGRDAIGAVIITVTNNSSGGQPVSMANVKAIREICDRYALLLVIDGCRIAENAYFIKHREKEYAAKTYEEIAKEMLRLGDAFIMSAKKDGLVNIGGLLTIKDENLALKCKNLLIISEGFTTYGGLAGRDMEALAIGLTEVFDEDYLHYRIRSTGYLGEKLKEKGIPVVWPIGGHAVYVDAKKLYKNIPVNQYPGQALVCDLYTKGGIRCVEVGSVMFGKYDASGKLIPAPNELVRLAIPRRVYTQSHIDYVLDIFDDILEICERKSGYKITYEPQFLRHFTAHFEKI is encoded by the coding sequence ATGGCACAAAAACTACGCACTTTAACAGAACCATTTAAAATTAAAATGGTTGAACCTTTAAAAATTACCACAGAAGCTTATCGCACCAAAGCTCTTGAGGAAGCGCATTACAATACATTTTTGCTGCATTCGAGCGATGTGTTTATAGATTTATTAACCGATAGCGGAACAGGCGCAATGAGCGACCGTCAATGGGCCGGAATAATGATGGGCGATGAAAGTTATGCAGGTGCTCGAAGTTGGGAACATTTAGAAAAAGTTGTAAAAGCATTAACCGGAATGCCGCATGTTTTACCTACGCACCAAGGTCGAGCCGGCGAACGCATTTTGTACAGCATTTTAGGAGGCAAGGGAAAAGTGTTTATTAGCAATACGCATTTCGACACTACCCGGGCAAACATTGAATATAGCGGAGCACAAGCCATTGACATAGTTTATGAAGCAGCTAAAGATCCTGAAATTGATTTACCTTTTAAGGGAAATATGGATGTGGAACAACTCGTAAAAATTATTGAAAAAGAAGGCAGAGATGCAATTGGCGCGGTTATCATTACTGTAACCAACAATTCATCAGGCGGGCAACCGGTAAGCATGGCCAATGTTAAAGCCATTCGCGAAATATGCGATCGTTATGCTTTATTGTTGGTGATCGATGGTTGTCGCATAGCCGAAAATGCTTATTTTATTAAACATCGCGAAAAAGAATATGCTGCTAAAACATACGAGGAAATTGCAAAAGAAATGTTGCGTTTAGGCGATGCTTTTATAATGAGTGCAAAAAAAGATGGATTGGTGAATATTGGAGGATTACTCACTATAAAGGATGAGAACCTTGCATTGAAATGTAAAAATTTGCTCATTATTTCAGAAGGTTTTACCACTTATGGGGGACTTGCCGGTCGTGATATGGAAGCCCTAGCGATTGGACTTACAGAAGTATTTGATGAAGATTATTTGCATTATCGAATTCGCAGCACCGGGTATTTGGGCGAGAAATTAAAAGAGAAAGGAATTCCGGTGGTATGGCCTATTGGAGGGCATGCTGTGTATGTTGATGCAAAAAAATTGTACAAAAACATTCCAGTGAATCAATATCCGGGACAAGCTTTGGTGTGTGATTTATATACCAAAGGAGGAATTCGTTGTGTAGAAGTTGGCAGTGTTATGTTTGGCAAATACGATGCCTCCGGAAAATTGATTCCGGCACCGAATGAATTGGTGAGACTAGCTATTCCACGCAGAGTTTATACCCAAAGTCACATTGATTATGTATTGGATATTTTTGATGATATACTTGAGATTTGTGAGCGAAAATCGGGTTATAAAATTACTTATGAACCACAATTTTTAAGACATTTTACGGCACATTTTGAGAAGATTTAA
- a CDS encoding Rrf2 family transcriptional regulator, whose protein sequence is MFSKACEYGIRATIYIAHQSKIEARASLKDIAKEIASPEAYTAKILQLLVKGNIINSTKGAWGGFSIDAKKCKKIKLQDIAFAIDGEKSYSTCVLGLKQCSEVHPCPVHEQFKGIKKELIWMLKSTDLHSMMNSIEEGSSCLKI, encoded by the coding sequence TTGTTTTCAAAAGCTTGTGAATACGGTATACGTGCTACTATTTATATTGCGCATCAATCAAAAATTGAAGCTCGCGCCAGCTTAAAAGATATTGCTAAAGAAATTGCTTCGCCAGAAGCCTATACAGCAAAAATTTTACAGCTTTTGGTTAAAGGAAATATTATTAATTCAACAAAAGGCGCTTGGGGAGGGTTTAGTATCGATGCTAAAAAATGTAAAAAGATTAAACTACAGGATATTGCATTCGCCATTGATGGTGAAAAAAGTTATTCGACCTGTGTATTAGGTTTAAAGCAGTGTTCAGAAGTGCATCCTTGTCCTGTTCATGAACAGTTTAAGGGCATAAAAAAGGAACTGATATGGATGTTGAAAAGTACAGATTTGCATAGCATGATGAACAGTATTGAGGAAGGAAGCAGTTGTTTAAAAATTTAG
- a CDS encoding TfoX/Sxy family protein, translating into MAYNEKLSDRIREALQDLPNVTEKLMFGGICYIVNDKMCVGVVKEEMMCRVDPSKTEQLLELDGCRPMDFTKTPMKGFVYVSEDGLKKKEQFDFWIQQCLEYNPLAKASPKKKKITKK; encoded by the coding sequence ATGGCTTACAACGAAAAACTATCAGACCGAATACGGGAAGCTTTACAAGACTTACCCAATGTAACCGAAAAACTTATGTTTGGCGGCATCTGTTATATAGTGAATGACAAGATGTGTGTGGGTGTAGTAAAAGAAGAAATGATGTGCCGAGTTGATCCTTCAAAAACGGAGCAATTGCTTGAACTTGATGGATGCCGGCCAATGGACTTTACCAAAACGCCCATGAAAGGATTTGTGTATGTAAGTGAAGATGGCTTGAAAAAAAAGGAGCAATTTGATTTTTGGATTCAACAATGCCTGGAATACAATCCACTTGCAAAGGCATCTCCAAAGAAGAAAAAGATAACTAAGAAGTAA